TTCTGGCATTTTGATCCCGTACGTGATAGCTGGATAACTGATCAAATGGAGGTAATCCGTCGTGATTTTTTACCTCAGGATCTGGAATTTATCTTACAACGGAATGATATAGATGGCTGTATTGCGGTGCAGGCTGATCAATCACCTTCAGAAACAGAATTTCTGGTTCGGCTGGCATATCAGCATCCGTTTATAAAAGGAGTTGTTGGCTGGGTAGATTTAAGGGCTTCGAATATTGATGAATTGTTGAGTAATTATCAGCAGGAATCTGTCATCAAAGGTTTCAGACATATTGTAGAAGGAGAAAGCGATCCGGAATTTCTGATAAGAGATGATTTTCAAAACGGACTTTCCCGGTTGAGTAAGTATGGCTTTACGTATGATTTGTTGATTCGTCCGCGTCATTACGCCAGCACATTGATCTGTGTCGCGAATCATCCGGATCAACAATTTATTCTGGATCATATCGCCAAACCGCCGATCAAATCTCAGGAATTCTATGAATGGGCATCTTTTATAAGTGCACTTGCAGAATATCCCAATGTGTATTGTAAAGTTTCTGGGCTTGCTACAGAGGCCGATTGGAGCGGCTGGAAACTGGATCATTTTTCTCAGTATCTGAATCATGTTTTTCTGTGTTTCGGGAAAGAGAGGATTATGTTTGGATCAGACTGGCCGGTGTGTCTTCTTGCTGCATCGTATGAAGATAATCTGGCAATAGTCGGGTCCAAGCTTGATGATTTTACATCTGCTGAAAAAGAAGCTTTCTGGGGACTGAATGCAGTAAAAGCATATAATCTATAATAAAGAATGTAATATGAACTTAAATCTAAAAGATAAAGTAGTTATTGTCACCGGGGGAGCTAAAGGCATAGGACGAGCAATCGTACTTGCATTGGCTGGTGAAGGAGCTATACCTGTGATCGTAGGTCGCAATGAAGCCGATAATAATAAGGTCAAAGCCGAAGTTGAACAACTAGGTATACAGGCATTGTGTATTGAAGCAGAGCTGTCTCTACCGGAGGAAAGCGCAAAAGCTGTAAACAAAACACTGGAGGTCTATGGCCGTATTGACGGACTGGTCAATAATGCAGGTGTTAATGATGGGGTAGGTCTTGCTTCCGGCAATTATGAGAAGTTTGTCGCATCCTTGCATAAAAACCTGGTTCATTATTATCTGATGGCTCATCACTCATTAGAGGCTCTAAAGAAATCAAAAGGCAGTATTGTGAATATTACCTCCAAAACTGCTGAAACAGGACAGGGAAACACATCTGCTTATGCTGCATCAAACGGGGGCAGAAATGCACTGACACGGGAATGGGCGGTGGAACTTTTGCCTTATTCTATACGGGTAAATGCCATTGTGGTCGCGGAATCTTCTACGCCACAGTATGATAAGTGGATTCAGACACTGGATAATCCGGAGGAAACACTAAAGAAAATTACAGATCGTATTCCTTTGGAACATCGGATGACTACTCCGGAAGAGATTGCAAATACTACAGTTTTTCTGTTATCGGACAAATCAAGTCATACTACAGGACAGCTGATTCATGTAGATGGAGGTTACGTTCATCTGGATCGTTCTATTCTGGCTGAAAAGTAACATTCAGAAATAAAAATAATCTTTTAAGCGTCATCGTAAGACAGGGGAACGGATCTAAAATTCGTTGTTCAGTACTTACAATGACGCTTTTGTTATTTAAACAGGCTGGTGGAGGGTAAAACGAAAATATCAGTCTATTGTGTGAGTCTTTATTTATGTAAATAATATATATTCTTTATTTTCAATTATATATAATCATGAGTGTGGATTTATTTAGGTTCTTAAATCTGTTTATTCTTTAATTTCTCCCGCTAACTTACAGAGTTTATGTAGTTTTGCACCGAAAATGTATTCAGGCAAAAAAATATGGAACAAACGTAGTATTCTTCTTTTTTCGGGAGGACTCATCACATTTGTTGTATTGGTGTTCTGTATGCTGCATCTGATGAATCAGCGACTGGAGAAACTGAATACTATTATTCTGAAAGAGATAAATGCGGAAAGTGCGCTGCTGGTTCAAAAAGAATTTGATGTTTTTGATCAAAGCATATTTTTGCTGAAAACCCTTGCCGAAACAAAAGAATTCCCTTCCATAGATCGTTTAATTCGGGAAGATAACAAGAAAAAATTTATTGTAGGTTATCAGATCTGGAAAGGAAAAGAAAAGGCTTCAAGATCGATTTTGCACCAAAAACTGTTTATTCCTTTGGCATCCGACCGGCTACAGTTGCAGGCCGTTATACCTCAGGAAGACGAAACTGCCACTTTTATAAAGAGCCAGGAGGGAATGTATATCGTTCGTCAGTTAATGCTGGATGACGGGATATTACAGATCTATATAGATGTAAAGAAGCTCAATGAATACTTCTGGACTTCTTCTCTGGGTAACAGGTCATATTTCGAAATCTATAATGCAGATGGAATCTGCCTGCTAAATCCGGAACTGGAAAAAGTAGGCGTACGGGATTATACAAAAGTCCGCCTGGATTATGATAAAGGAAGTGTGGTTATCAACTCCGATTATATTAAACTTCCTGTCTTAATTCAGAAATACAAAATACACGGTATATTGGGAGAATGCGATTTACTGCTATCCACACTTTTTCTTTTAACGGATGAACAGGTGGATGGTATTGTCAATCTGAGTATTCTGCTAGGTTTGATACTTGTATTTGCTATTGCTATTTTCCTGACTATTTTTTATCTGCAGCGCAGAAAAAACCATCGGCTGGAAGTTAATAATCTACAATACCAAAAGGAGCAGGCATTGTTGAAATTCGAACAGTTGCAGGAAAAGATGGATCCTCACTTTCTATTCAACAGTTTAGGGACTTTACAGCAGCTGATAGGTAAAGATGGACAGTTGGCAAAGAGTTTTGTTACTAAGCTTGCCCGTGTTTATCGTAAATTGTTAAGTGCAGACGACTCCGGTCTTTCTTTGATTTCCACAGAACTTGAACTGGCTGAGGAGTATTTTTTCTTACAGAAGATTCGTTTTGGAGAAGGACTTTCCCCGTTAGATGTTCAGCTGGATTCGTCCATACGTAATAGAAAGGTTCCCCGTTTAAGCTTACAAATTCTGCTGGAGAATGCCATTAAACACAATGAAATCTCTTCAGAAAATCCGCTGTCAATCTGGATTTATCAGCAAGATCAGCGTATTGTCGTAAGTAATGAACTGCGACTGAGGCTTTCAGGCGACGAATCTAATGGATATGGTACACAGTTTTTAGCTAATATTTATGATTATTATCAGATTAGCGGATTTGAAATAGTAGAGGACAAATCCTCGTTTAAAGTCTTTCTACCTATTATTTAGAAATTGTTTTATTTTTCTTCTGTCTAAAAGGAGGATTCACTCCTGTATTAAGCGGTTTCACGGGTAATCGCTTTATAATTAAGGTATTTCTTTTGATCTTCACTTCTCATTTATTTGACCCTACTTAAAGTATCTTAATGAAAAGCAATTATTTCAGTAGCAACACTAAACTAGCATTTCTTTGTTTATTTTCCACTTCGTTACTTGGCTCATGCCAGCTGATGACCAAAATAGGTCTCAGAAAAGATCATTCAGCTCATTCTACAACTGTCGATACCACTAAAAAGGACAGTGTAATGGCTTATGCCAGGATTGCTAAAGATGCAAAAATTGATAGCGGCATCTTTAATATCCTTTCAAAAGGCAAAGACTACTATTTTGAAATCCCTCTGAATAAGATGGATAAGGATTTTTTGCTTATCAATAAAATATCTTCGGTACCTTTGGCCCTGAATGAGGCGGGATTGAATAAGGGGATGAATTTTGAAAATAAAGTACTTCGGTTTACAGTTAAGAAAACGCGTAATGAAGTGTGGGTAGGCGAAGCTAAGCCACAGGTAGAAGTACCTCGTGAGGATGCTATAGCAAAATCGGTAGCAGATAATTTTACACAATCATTTATAGAATCCTTTAAAATTGAAAGCTACAATGCAGATTCATCTGCTGTGCTCATCAAAGTCAATAAAGTATTCGACGGAACAGAAAAGAGTTTCAATGATGTGTTTACCAACCTGGGACTGGGTACATCTCCGAAAAGTTCGCTTTCAAATGTGGAGCAAATCAAATCTTTCCGTAATAACGTAGTTGTCAGATC
The Sphingobacterium spiritivorum genome window above contains:
- a CDS encoding amidohydrolase family protein, whose translation is MRIDSHQHFWHFDPVRDSWITDQMEVIRRDFLPQDLEFILQRNDIDGCIAVQADQSPSETEFLVRLAYQHPFIKGVVGWVDLRASNIDELLSNYQQESVIKGFRHIVEGESDPEFLIRDDFQNGLSRLSKYGFTYDLLIRPRHYASTLICVANHPDQQFILDHIAKPPIKSQEFYEWASFISALAEYPNVYCKVSGLATEADWSGWKLDHFSQYLNHVFLCFGKERIMFGSDWPVCLLAASYEDNLAIVGSKLDDFTSAEKEAFWGLNAVKAYNL
- a CDS encoding SDR family oxidoreductase encodes the protein MNLNLKDKVVIVTGGAKGIGRAIVLALAGEGAIPVIVGRNEADNNKVKAEVEQLGIQALCIEAELSLPEESAKAVNKTLEVYGRIDGLVNNAGVNDGVGLASGNYEKFVASLHKNLVHYYLMAHHSLEALKKSKGSIVNITSKTAETGQGNTSAYAASNGGRNALTREWAVELLPYSIRVNAIVVAESSTPQYDKWIQTLDNPEETLKKITDRIPLEHRMTTPEEIANTTVFLLSDKSSHTTGQLIHVDGGYVHLDRSILAEK
- a CDS encoding sensor histidine kinase; translated protein: MYSGKKIWNKRSILLFSGGLITFVVLVFCMLHLMNQRLEKLNTIILKEINAESALLVQKEFDVFDQSIFLLKTLAETKEFPSIDRLIREDNKKKFIVGYQIWKGKEKASRSILHQKLFIPLASDRLQLQAVIPQEDETATFIKSQEGMYIVRQLMLDDGILQIYIDVKKLNEYFWTSSLGNRSYFEIYNADGICLLNPELEKVGVRDYTKVRLDYDKGSVVINSDYIKLPVLIQKYKIHGILGECDLLLSTLFLLTDEQVDGIVNLSILLGLILVFAIAIFLTIFYLQRRKNHRLEVNNLQYQKEQALLKFEQLQEKMDPHFLFNSLGTLQQLIGKDGQLAKSFVTKLARVYRKLLSADDSGLSLISTELELAEEYFFLQKIRFGEGLSPLDVQLDSSIRNRKVPRLSLQILLENAIKHNEISSENPLSIWIYQQDQRIVVSNELRLRLSGDESNGYGTQFLANIYDYYQISGFEIVEDKSSFKVFLPII